One window of uncultured Trichococcus sp. genomic DNA carries:
- the acpP gene encoding acyl carrier protein yields MADTTTFERVAKMIIERFGVDEAKVTRELTFQNDLGADSLDIVELVMELEDVFAVQISDEDAERIITVGDAVDYIDSQK; encoded by the coding sequence TTGGCAGATACAACTACTTTTGAGCGAGTAGCCAAGATGATTATTGAAAGATTCGGTGTCGATGAAGCAAAGGTCACGAGAGAGTTGACTTTCCAAAACGATCTTGGGGCGGATTCATTGGATATTGTTGAACTCGTTATGGAACTGGAAGATGTCTTTGCTGTGCAGATTTCCGATGAAGATGCTGAGAGGATAATCACGGTAGGGGATGCAGTCGACTACATCGATTCTCAAAAATAA
- a CDS encoding ABC transporter ATP-binding protein, with the protein MGLGRPLLEINALHTAFRMQDHYYDAVDDVSFSLEKNEILAIVGESGCGKSTLATTIVGLHNKANTRISGEIIYQNLNLIDLNETLYNRIRGNDIGMVFQDPLSALNPMMTVGEQIDEVLLYHSRMTKEERALRVSELLAQVKVEDPEGTAKCYPHELPGEIRQRVGIAIAIACEPPIIIADEPTTALDVTVQAQILDLLSEVRDDTDAGIILITHDLGVVAEIADRVAVMYAGQIVETAGVVDLFTNPKHPYTRSLLRSMPQTDGALDSDSGELYVIQGDVPSLQQLPKSGCRFAGRIPWIPFSAHEQSPKMHEVSKGHSVRCTCHESFRFEGESE; encoded by the coding sequence ATGGGACTTGGAAGACCCTTGTTGGAGATAAATGCCCTGCATACCGCATTCCGGATGCAGGATCACTATTATGATGCAGTGGACGATGTTTCCTTCAGTCTGGAAAAAAATGAAATATTAGCGATTGTCGGAGAGTCCGGCTGCGGGAAAAGTACCCTCGCAACAACGATCGTCGGACTCCATAATAAGGCGAACACCCGGATTTCGGGAGAGATCATTTATCAGAACCTGAACCTTATCGATCTGAATGAAACGCTTTATAACCGCATAAGAGGAAACGATATCGGGATGGTTTTTCAAGATCCCCTATCGGCACTGAATCCGATGATGACTGTAGGTGAGCAGATAGATGAGGTGCTGCTTTATCATTCCAGGATGACAAAAGAGGAACGCGCCTTGCGTGTGAGCGAATTGTTGGCTCAAGTTAAGGTGGAGGATCCGGAAGGAACAGCAAAATGCTACCCTCATGAGCTGCCTGGGGAAATACGCCAGCGGGTCGGCATCGCCATTGCAATTGCCTGTGAGCCGCCGATCATCATCGCGGATGAACCGACGACCGCACTGGATGTCACTGTTCAAGCTCAAATCTTGGATTTGTTGAGCGAAGTAAGGGACGACACGGATGCCGGGATCATCTTGATCACGCATGATTTGGGTGTCGTAGCCGAAATCGCGGACAGAGTAGCCGTCATGTACGCGGGACAAATTGTCGAAACAGCCGGTGTTGTTGATTTGTTCACAAATCCGAAGCACCCTTACACCCGTTCCTTGCTGCGTTCGATGCCGCAAACGGATGGGGCGCTGGATTCGGATTCCGGGGAACTCTATGTGATCCAAGGTGATGTTCCTTCCTTGCAGCAGTTGCCCAAGAGCGGCTGTCGTTTTGCCGGACGTATCCCCTGGATCCCTTTTTCCGCCCATGAACAGTCACCAAAAATGCATGAGGTTTCAAAAGGACATTCAGTCAGGTGCACGTGCCATGAGTCCTTCCGTTTTGAAGGGGAGAGTGAATAA
- the rpmB gene encoding 50S ribosomal protein L28: MSKECFVTGRKSRSGNNRSHAMNYTKRTFKPNLQKVRILVDGKPKKVWVSARALKSGKVERV; this comes from the coding sequence ATGTCAAAAGAATGTTTCGTAACAGGACGTAAAAGCCGTTCAGGTAATAACCGTTCCCACGCTATGAACTACACAAAACGTACTTTCAAACCAAACTTACAAAAAGTTCGTATCTTAGTCGATGGAAAACCTAAAAAAGTATGGGTTTCTGCTCGAGCTTTGAAATCTGGTAAAGTTGAAAGAGTATAA
- a CDS encoding DAK2 domain-containing protein, which yields MKKTQLTAEDFKAMVEIGAERLSENAEYVNSLNVFPVPDGDTGTNMNLSFTSGAERVRLSNAANIDQLGSDLAKGLLMGARGNSGVILSQLFRGFSKAIEGKTTLNTADFAEAFSHGVETAYKAVMKPVEGTILTVARESAKAGMKKAEHTDDVIELMGTVLKVAQMALDKTPDLLPVLKEVGVVDSGGQGLVYIYEGFMESLTGEKVPSAEKVVSQADVTEIAHQENYHNVSHSIATEDIEFGYCTEIMVKLGEGKTVTDTFDYDTFRNHLNEIGDSLLVVADDEIVKVHIHTEYPGEVMNYGQKFGSLMKIKVDNMRMQHDAVLEKADEPAKKLEKVPYGVIAVAAGEGVHALFKSMGVSTIINGGQTMNPSTEDILKAIESTNAEKTIILPNNKNIFMAANQAAEVSDADVVVVASKTISQGLTAMLAFNESEDLETNKANMTAELEKVVSGQITNAVRDTVIDGLTITKDDFMGIVDGKILTAAKDRKAATIETLKKMITDESEIVTIIFGEDSDENESKEIAAIIESEYDFLEVEVQEGNQPVYSYLLSVE from the coding sequence GTGAAGAAAACTCAACTAACAGCGGAAGACTTTAAGGCGATGGTGGAAATCGGCGCCGAACGTCTCAGTGAGAATGCGGAATATGTGAATTCTTTGAACGTGTTCCCTGTTCCGGATGGAGACACGGGCACAAACATGAATCTATCGTTCACATCGGGAGCTGAACGTGTCAGACTGTCGAATGCTGCAAACATTGATCAATTGGGATCGGACTTGGCTAAAGGCTTATTGATGGGCGCCAGAGGGAACTCGGGCGTCATTTTATCCCAGCTGTTCCGCGGCTTTTCAAAGGCGATAGAAGGCAAAACGACCTTGAATACAGCTGATTTTGCGGAGGCTTTTTCCCACGGCGTCGAGACAGCCTACAAAGCGGTCATGAAACCTGTGGAAGGCACCATTCTGACGGTTGCGCGCGAATCCGCCAAAGCCGGCATGAAAAAAGCGGAACATACGGATGATGTCATCGAGTTGATGGGGACGGTCCTAAAAGTGGCCCAGATGGCGCTGGATAAGACACCGGATCTGTTGCCGGTATTGAAAGAGGTAGGCGTCGTCGACAGCGGCGGACAAGGCCTTGTCTACATTTACGAAGGTTTTATGGAATCCTTGACCGGAGAGAAAGTGCCGTCAGCCGAAAAGGTCGTCTCACAAGCGGATGTGACCGAAATCGCCCATCAGGAAAATTACCATAATGTTTCGCACTCCATTGCGACAGAAGACATTGAATTCGGTTATTGTACAGAAATCATGGTCAAATTGGGCGAAGGCAAAACCGTGACGGACACCTTTGACTACGATACTTTCCGTAATCATCTGAACGAAATCGGGGATTCCCTATTGGTCGTAGCGGATGACGAAATCGTGAAGGTCCATATCCATACCGAGTATCCAGGGGAAGTCATGAACTACGGGCAAAAATTCGGCTCCCTGATGAAAATCAAAGTGGACAACATGCGGATGCAGCATGATGCTGTCCTGGAAAAAGCGGATGAGCCCGCCAAGAAACTTGAAAAAGTTCCTTATGGTGTGATAGCTGTCGCTGCCGGTGAAGGTGTACATGCCCTGTTCAAGAGCATGGGAGTCTCCACAATCATCAATGGCGGACAAACAATGAATCCAAGCACAGAAGACATCCTTAAAGCGATCGAAAGCACGAATGCCGAGAAAACGATCATTTTGCCGAACAACAAAAACATTTTCATGGCTGCAAACCAGGCTGCCGAGGTGTCTGATGCGGATGTGGTTGTAGTGGCTTCAAAGACGATATCACAAGGGCTGACCGCGATGCTTGCCTTCAATGAATCCGAGGACCTGGAAACCAATAAAGCCAATATGACGGCCGAACTGGAAAAGGTGGTCAGCGGACAAATCACGAATGCCGTGCGCGACACAGTCATTGACGGATTGACCATCACCAAAGACGACTTCATGGGAATCGTTGACGGGAAAATCTTGACGGCCGCTAAGGACAGAAAAGCCGCAACAATAGAAACACTGAAAAAGATGATCACGGACGAAAGCGAAATCGTCACCATCATCTTCGGTGAAGACAGCGATGAGAATGAAAGCAAAGAGATCGCAGCGATCATCGAATCGGAATATGACTTCCTGGAAGTGGAAGTGCAAGAAGGAAATCAACCGGTATACAGTTATCTTCTTTCTGTAGAATAA
- a CDS encoding ABC transporter permease, with protein sequence MWNRFLKRIFLIIPQLLAFSLLVFALAQWMPGDPLTGLVVPGMDQSSIDAIQASAVLDGPWYVRYLRWITNMIRGDFGLSYTYRMPVAVLVGTRIGNTLWLAAASLLLTYLIAVPLGIYAGRFNGSSGDKVIRFLNSISFALPLFVVALLLVWLFGFQLALFPTRGMPLLPESQTVLAALWNRLHHLALPALAFALSAAGSIIRSLRSGIIEAKQEDYVLTARSKGVPESMVYRRHIFRNASLPITSLLGYDITGFIGGSIFIEYIFSYPGIGRLFISSLESRDFSVIVALLLIYGVAALMGTLISDIVLTIVDPRVRMK encoded by the coding sequence ATGTGGAATAGGTTTCTGAAGCGCATCTTCTTGATCATTCCGCAGCTGTTGGCGTTCAGTTTGTTGGTGTTTGCGCTAGCGCAATGGATGCCGGGAGATCCGCTGACTGGGCTTGTTGTTCCGGGGATGGATCAGAGCAGCATTGACGCAATCCAAGCGAGTGCGGTCCTGGATGGCCCCTGGTATGTTCGGTATCTGCGGTGGATCACAAATATGATCAGAGGGGATTTCGGACTCAGTTACACTTACCGGATGCCCGTGGCTGTCCTTGTGGGTACAAGGATTGGCAACACACTCTGGCTGGCAGCAGCCTCTCTGTTGTTGACGTATCTGATCGCTGTTCCGCTTGGCATTTATGCGGGGCGTTTTAATGGTTCTTCGGGAGACAAGGTCATTCGGTTTTTGAACAGCATCAGTTTTGCCTTGCCGCTCTTTGTTGTTGCCTTGCTGTTGGTTTGGCTGTTTGGATTTCAACTGGCGCTGTTTCCGACACGGGGGATGCCCTTGTTGCCGGAATCGCAGACCGTGCTTGCCGCTCTTTGGAACAGGCTCCACCACTTAGCGTTGCCGGCGCTGGCTTTTGCCCTTTCGGCAGCCGGCAGCATCATCCGAAGTTTAAGGTCGGGCATCATCGAGGCAAAGCAGGAAGATTACGTGCTGACAGCCCGCTCAAAAGGCGTCCCGGAGAGCATGGTGTATCGGAGGCACATCTTCAGGAACGCGAGTTTGCCGATAACGTCTTTGTTGGGCTATGACATCACCGGTTTTATAGGCGGAAGTATTTTCATCGAATACATCTTTTCCTATCCGGGGATCGGCCGATTATTCATCAGTTCTTTAGAATCACGCGATTTTAGTGTCATTGTTGCCTTGTTGCTTATTTATGGGGTGGCTGCGTTGATGGGCACGTTAATATCTGACATCGTATTGACCATTGTGGATCCGCGCGTAAGAATGAAATAG
- the recG gene encoding ATP-dependent DNA helicase RecG — MEAEDNKRLDIYDPVGELPHVGPKRVEALHSLGIDTIYELITHFPFRYEDIKVKTLDEIEDSDKVTLKGQVVTAPVVHHYGFKKSRLSFKLAIEDAIVSVTFFNQPYLKQKILLEDEVAIFGKWERARQNLAGMKILGSSNGQDEYAAIYHVNKTIKQQTILNLIKQAIELYSPVIPEILPQHLQQTYHLMSHREAIRAMHFPKSDEESEQARRQIIYQEFFLYQIRLQLLQLSRKTENKGIPVLYDVDKLKGFIATLPFELTDGQKKVVNEICRDLRKPYEMNRLLQGDVGSGKTIVAVIALMAAVLGGYQGAFMVPTEILAEQHYRTLQSLFEYTDVSVALLTGSTKAKERKELLKRLAEGDLHILIGTHALIQEDVVFADLGLVITDEQHRFGVQQRHKLNEKGNNPNVLYMTATPIPRTLAITTMGEMDVSVLDQMPDGRKPIKTIWNKSDKIENVLEFIRKQMDNGQQAYIITPLIEKSESLDVKNAEDVHQAVTAYYKGKYQIGLLHGRLKSEEKDQIMRRFQNNELQVLVSTTVIEVGLNVPNATVMVIQDADRFGLSQLHQLRGRVGRGDKESYCVLLADPKTDNGKERMRIMVESTDGFYLSQRDLELRGPGDLFGNKQSGLPDFKSGDIVRDAVILDVAHNDAIQITREKDFESNPAYESLREAVEREKEKLKRLQ; from the coding sequence ATGGAAGCGGAAGACAACAAGCGATTGGACATTTATGATCCAGTCGGGGAATTGCCCCACGTAGGGCCGAAGCGGGTTGAGGCGCTGCATTCATTAGGCATCGATACAATCTATGAGCTGATCACACATTTTCCTTTCCGTTATGAGGACATAAAAGTCAAAACATTGGACGAAATCGAGGATTCGGACAAAGTGACGCTGAAAGGGCAAGTCGTGACGGCTCCGGTCGTTCACCACTATGGATTTAAAAAAAGCAGGTTGTCATTCAAATTAGCCATCGAAGATGCCATCGTCTCGGTAACATTCTTCAATCAACCTTACCTGAAACAGAAGATCCTGCTTGAGGATGAGGTCGCGATCTTCGGGAAATGGGAACGCGCCCGCCAAAATCTAGCTGGGATGAAGATCCTCGGCAGTTCGAACGGGCAGGATGAATATGCCGCCATTTATCACGTCAACAAGACAATCAAGCAGCAGACCATCCTGAATCTGATCAAACAGGCGATCGAACTCTATTCTCCGGTCATTCCCGAGATTCTTCCGCAGCATTTGCAGCAGACGTATCATCTGATGAGCCATAGGGAAGCCATCCGGGCGATGCACTTTCCCAAAAGCGATGAAGAATCGGAGCAAGCCAGAAGGCAAATCATCTATCAGGAGTTTTTCCTTTATCAAATACGTCTGCAATTGCTGCAGCTGAGCCGCAAGACGGAGAACAAAGGCATTCCGGTCCTGTATGATGTGGACAAGCTGAAGGGATTCATCGCGACTTTGCCGTTTGAACTGACGGATGGGCAAAAGAAGGTCGTTAACGAAATATGCCGGGATCTGCGCAAACCGTATGAAATGAACCGTCTGTTGCAGGGGGACGTCGGCAGCGGCAAAACGATCGTAGCGGTGATCGCCCTGATGGCTGCCGTCTTGGGCGGGTATCAAGGGGCTTTCATGGTGCCCACTGAAATTTTAGCGGAACAGCATTACCGCACCTTGCAGAGCCTGTTCGAGTACACCGATGTCTCGGTTGCCCTGCTTACCGGCAGCACGAAGGCAAAGGAAAGAAAAGAATTGTTGAAGCGGCTTGCAGAAGGGGACTTGCATATCCTCATCGGAACGCATGCACTGATCCAAGAGGATGTCGTTTTTGCCGACCTTGGCCTGGTCATCACCGATGAGCAGCACCGTTTCGGTGTGCAACAAAGGCACAAGCTGAACGAAAAAGGGAACAACCCGAACGTTCTGTATATGACAGCCACGCCGATCCCAAGGACGTTGGCGATAACCACGATGGGCGAAATGGATGTTTCGGTGTTGGACCAGATGCCCGACGGCCGAAAACCGATCAAAACCATCTGGAACAAATCGGATAAGATCGAAAATGTACTTGAGTTCATCCGGAAACAGATGGATAATGGACAACAGGCGTACATCATCACGCCTCTGATCGAGAAATCTGAATCATTGGATGTCAAGAATGCGGAAGATGTGCATCAAGCCGTGACGGCCTATTACAAAGGCAAATACCAGATCGGTCTGTTGCACGGGCGCCTCAAGTCCGAAGAAAAGGATCAGATCATGCGCCGTTTCCAAAACAACGAGCTGCAGGTTTTGGTATCGACGACAGTCATCGAGGTCGGCCTGAATGTGCCGAATGCGACAGTGATGGTCATCCAAGATGCCGACCGATTTGGATTATCCCAGCTCCACCAATTGCGGGGCCGGGTTGGCCGGGGCGACAAAGAGTCCTACTGTGTGTTGCTCGCTGATCCGAAAACCGATAACGGCAAGGAACGCATGCGCATCATGGTGGAGTCGACTGACGGTTTTTACCTGAGCCAACGGGATTTGGAACTGCGTGGACCGGGCGATCTTTTCGGAAACAAACAATCCGGCTTGCCCGACTTCAAATCAGGAGACATCGTGCGGGATGCCGTCATCCTGGATGTTGCGCACAATGACGCTATCCAGATTACGCGCGAAAAAGACTTTGAAAGCAACCCTGCCTATGAGAGCTTGAGGGAAGCAGTCGAGCGCGAAAAAGAAAAGTTAAAGAGATTGCAGTGA
- a CDS encoding Asp23/Gls24 family envelope stress response protein gives MAVKIQTQYGMVDLSNEVIATVVGGAATDNYGVVGMASKNQIRDNISEILKKENYSRGVVIRQEENGVAVDVYIIVLYGTKISEICRNVQTQVKYNLEMMLGFSANTVNVFVQGVRVLKD, from the coding sequence ATGGCAGTTAAAATCCAAACACAATATGGGATGGTTGACTTATCGAACGAAGTGATCGCTACGGTAGTGGGCGGCGCCGCAACGGATAATTATGGCGTTGTCGGCATGGCCAGCAAAAATCAAATCAGAGATAATATCAGTGAAATATTAAAAAAAGAGAACTATTCACGCGGTGTCGTGATTCGCCAAGAAGAAAATGGAGTAGCTGTTGATGTTTATATCATTGTACTCTACGGAACAAAAATTTCTGAGATTTGCCGAAATGTTCAAACACAAGTCAAATATAATCTTGAGATGATGTTGGGCTTTTCCGCAAATACAGTGAATGTGTTCGTCCAAGGCGTAAGAGTATTAAAGGACTAA
- the plsX gene encoding phosphate acyltransferase PlsX: MKIAVDAMGGDFAPQAIVEGILMAAKEFNDLEFLLFGDEAKIRKALGDQYAEDGKIKIVHTTEKIESDDEPVKAIRRKKQASMVLAAQAVKNNEADALFSAGNTGALLAAGLLIIGRIKGIDRPGLMPILPVIGKENGQFLLMDAGANADCKPENIYQFGLLGSYYAKFVQGIENPRIALLNNGSEATKGSELSKKAYALLEEDSELNFTGNVEAREILLGAADVVVTDGFTGNAVLKTMEGTAMSLLKLIKTQLLSGGLKTKIGGMLIKDSFAEIKDTMDYSKHGGAVLFGLRAPVVKTHGSADKVAVYHTVKQIRKIISSRVIDDVVKHFDEMNAKPVSQTEPK; this comes from the coding sequence ATGAAGATCGCAGTCGATGCGATGGGCGGAGATTTTGCGCCCCAAGCAATAGTAGAGGGCATTTTAATGGCCGCCAAGGAATTTAATGATTTAGAGTTTTTGCTTTTTGGAGACGAAGCCAAAATACGCAAAGCGCTAGGGGATCAATATGCCGAAGACGGAAAAATCAAAATCGTGCATACGACCGAAAAAATTGAAAGCGACGATGAGCCGGTCAAGGCAATCCGCAGAAAAAAACAAGCATCCATGGTGCTTGCTGCGCAAGCAGTCAAAAACAATGAAGCCGACGCATTATTTTCGGCAGGGAATACGGGTGCGTTATTGGCAGCCGGGTTATTGATCATCGGCCGCATCAAAGGGATCGACAGACCCGGATTGATGCCGATTCTGCCCGTCATCGGCAAAGAGAACGGACAGTTCCTGCTGATGGATGCAGGCGCAAATGCTGATTGCAAACCGGAAAATATCTACCAATTCGGTCTTTTGGGATCGTATTATGCCAAGTTTGTGCAAGGCATCGAAAACCCAAGGATCGCTCTGTTGAACAACGGCTCCGAAGCAACGAAGGGCAGCGAACTTTCCAAAAAAGCCTATGCATTGTTGGAAGAGGACTCCGAACTCAATTTCACAGGCAATGTTGAAGCGCGCGAAATTTTGCTTGGCGCTGCGGATGTTGTCGTGACGGATGGCTTCACCGGAAACGCTGTCCTGAAGACGATGGAAGGGACGGCAATGTCCTTGCTGAAGTTGATCAAAACCCAATTGCTTTCAGGGGGCCTGAAGACAAAAATCGGCGGAATGCTGATCAAGGATTCCTTTGCGGAAATCAAAGATACGATGGATTATTCGAAACACGGAGGCGCGGTGCTGTTCGGGTTGCGGGCGCCGGTCGTCAAGACCCATGGATCTGCGGATAAAGTCGCTGTCTACCACACTGTGAAGCAGATCCGCAAAATCATCAGTTCCCGCGTCATCGATGATGTCGTGAAGCACTTTGATGAAATGAATGCCAAGCCCGTAAGCCAAACTGAGCCAAAATAA
- a CDS encoding ABC transporter permease has protein sequence MEELKAEIASVATGENRLSHEVNEETKAAVDFRGMLEEFKKDKLAVIALATLVLLLLFVFVGSVFFDVSQVMQVDLLNRYASPGGDHLLGTDEAGRDVLGQLLLGARTSLVAASAVTILTGFIGIGLGLLSGYSGGFLDSLLMRSVEFIMVLPASLLVLVLVSIVSEYNLFVFILLMSAFSWAGKSRVFRNRTRSEAKRDYVRASRTAGTNDLRIMVREILPNLSSLVIINTTMSLARNIGMETGLSFLGLGLPPTMPSIGNLLRYAVSPIVFENYVWVWLPASTLIFVLLLCIIYVGQALRRAADAKQMQGQ, from the coding sequence ATGGAAGAGTTGAAGGCGGAGATTGCCTCCGTTGCGACAGGCGAGAACCGTTTGAGCCATGAAGTGAATGAAGAAACCAAAGCAGCTGTCGATTTTCGCGGCATGCTTGAAGAATTCAAAAAAGACAAGCTGGCGGTCATTGCATTGGCTACGCTCGTTTTGCTTTTGTTGTTCGTATTTGTAGGATCCGTTTTTTTTGATGTAAGCCAAGTCATGCAGGTGGATCTCCTGAACAGGTATGCTTCGCCGGGGGGGGATCATCTGTTGGGAACCGATGAAGCGGGAAGGGATGTGCTGGGCCAATTATTGTTGGGGGCGCGCACTTCTCTGGTGGCCGCGAGCGCCGTGACGATTTTGACGGGATTCATCGGCATCGGATTAGGTTTGCTGTCCGGCTATTCCGGCGGGTTCCTGGACAGTCTGCTTATGCGCTCCGTTGAATTCATCATGGTTCTTCCGGCAAGCTTGCTGGTCCTTGTGCTGGTGTCCATCGTATCGGAATACAATCTCTTTGTGTTCATATTGCTTATGAGTGCCTTCAGTTGGGCAGGGAAATCAAGGGTTTTCCGTAATCGGACGCGTTCGGAGGCCAAGCGGGATTATGTGCGGGCATCCAGGACAGCAGGGACAAACGACTTGCGGATCATGGTCCGGGAAATCTTGCCCAATTTGAGTTCCTTGGTCATCATCAATACGACCATGTCGTTGGCAAGGAATATCGGGATGGAAACAGGGTTGAGCTTTCTGGGCTTGGGGTTGCCGCCCACCATGCCGAGTATAGGCAATTTGTTGCGCTATGCAGTTTCCCCCATAGTCTTTGAGAACTATGTGTGGGTATGGTTACCTGCATCCACACTCATTTTTGTACTATTGTTGTGCATCATTTATGTCGGACAGGCATTGCGGCGTGCGGCAGATGCTAAACAAATGCAAGGACAATAA
- a CDS encoding ATP-binding cassette domain-containing protein: MGLLEIKDLKVHYPVKSGFLSRGKSNAAVDGISLSLEEGKNYGLVGESGSGKSTAGRAIVGLERITAGQIIYEGTDVTAAVGKRKSAYKRNVQMIFQDSSASLNPKKQIGQIISEPLHNFEKLSQQEEKKRVLELMEMVGLQEDALQKYPHEFTGGQKQRIALARAVALRPKFVIADEPVSVLDLSVQAQVLNYMKRIQEQYKLSYLFISHDLGVVKQMCDELAIMYQGRFVEYGDRQDIYLNPQHIYTKRLLSAIPNLDPVNRDAHKRLRREIESEYKQSMESYLAEDGRVGDLVPLSDTHRIAGKPSKGER; this comes from the coding sequence ATGGGACTTTTGGAAATTAAAGATTTGAAGGTTCACTACCCGGTCAAGAGCGGTTTCCTATCAAGGGGAAAAAGCAACGCAGCCGTTGACGGCATCAGTCTGTCCCTGGAAGAAGGGAAGAATTACGGTCTGGTGGGCGAGTCAGGATCCGGAAAATCCACTGCCGGAAGAGCGATCGTCGGATTGGAGCGGATCACTGCCGGCCAAATCATTTATGAAGGCACCGACGTCACCGCTGCGGTAGGAAAGCGGAAATCAGCCTACAAACGAAATGTCCAGATGATTTTTCAAGATTCGAGTGCCAGCTTGAATCCGAAAAAACAAATCGGACAGATCATTTCCGAACCGTTGCATAATTTCGAGAAACTTTCCCAGCAGGAAGAGAAAAAACGCGTGCTGGAACTAATGGAAATGGTAGGGTTGCAGGAAGACGCGCTGCAGAAATATCCCCACGAATTCACCGGTGGACAAAAGCAACGAATCGCTTTGGCGCGGGCGGTTGCGCTGCGGCCGAAATTTGTCATAGCTGATGAACCGGTCTCGGTATTGGACCTTTCCGTTCAGGCACAAGTGCTGAATTACATGAAACGCATCCAAGAACAGTACAAACTCAGTTATCTGTTCATTTCCCACGATCTTGGCGTTGTAAAGCAGATGTGCGATGAATTGGCCATCATGTACCAGGGAAGGTTCGTGGAATATGGAGACCGGCAGGACATCTATCTCAATCCGCAGCACATCTACACAAAAAGGCTCCTCTCCGCAATACCGAACCTGGATCCGGTCAACCGGGATGCGCACAAGCGTTTGCGGCGGGAAATAGAATCAGAATACAAACAAAGTATGGAGAGTTATCTGGCAGAGGACGGTCGTGTTGGCGACTTGGTCCCGTTGTCGGATACGCATCGGATTGCCGGTAAACCATCGAAAGGAGAGCGGTAG